The following nucleotide sequence is from Trifolium pratense cultivar HEN17-A07 linkage group LG2, ARS_RC_1.1, whole genome shotgun sequence.
TTGAACAAGAGTTTCCACAACTTTTCCTTGACGCAGAGAAACTTTCCTTTCTTAGCAAAGAAGACCAGACATATCACGTTACTCCCTTAAGACTAGGGATAGTGTAAGAAAGTTATCCTGAACCTTTGGTACAGTCGCTTTCGTCTTTGATAAACGTGTTGACCACCAATTTAACAAACATATTCTTCGAAAAGATCATAGATCTGTGCAGAGGTTcattatcttctgagctttcaACTTATGAAGCTTACATCTTCTGAATGTTGATAACCTctaagtcttcagaacttctgaatGGTCATCTTCTGGCATATCTTCAGAACTTATCTTCAAAATAAATCTGCATACTTGAAATTAGATTTTAGTACCTCcaattgtatatttaatactttgttatcatcaaaacttttaATAGTGGATTTTACAAAACTCAATCGGGAATTTTAGTACCTCTAATTGGGAATTTTACAAaactcaattttgttccaacaatcgtGTATTTAGGTCCGGTAAAATCAAACTCTTTTAATAAAGATCATTTGTTCATTTGTTATTATAGAATTAAAATTAGAGTGATTCGTATTTACATAGGCCATTTTCATAATTaagtttaaaattattattggagCAAACAAGATACGATAAATCAATATTTTGTCCAAATTAAAAggataaatatagaaaaataaaggaataaaatGGAATATATGCAATGATATAGAGTTATAGACATACGATAGTGGAAGGAATGGGATATATGCAAAGTGATATTATATCACATCTAATGTTGGAGGAATACTAATATGTTGTCATCAttgtgtgtctatatatatcCTTCTTCGTTTTCTCTTATTTGATAACCTTTCTTGAAAGCAAATATAATTATTTCTTACTATACCTAAGATGACAAAATCCGGTGTCATTGATGCTGCATTTCGTTCATCAAGGTGCAATGAAGCTTACATTTTCATTAATGATAAGTACGTGCTATTAGACTATGCTCCCGGAACCAGCAACGATAAGATTGTGTATGGGCCTCTTCTTCTTCGCGATGGGTTTAAATCACTTGCTCATACCGTATTTGGAACTTATGGAATAGATTGTGCCTTTGACACTGATAACAACGAGGCATTCatcttttatgaaaatatttgtgCTCGCATAAACTATGCTCCACACTCCGACAAAGACGAAATAATCTTAGGTCCTAAGAAAGTCGCTGACATGTTTCCTTTTTTCAAAGGAACAGTGTTTGAAAACGGAATAGACGCTGCATACAGGTCAACTAGAGGTAAAGAAGTTTACTTATTTAAAGGAGATAAGTATGCTCGTATAGACTATGGAACCAACAGTCTCATTCAAAATATCAAACGCATTGCTGATGGGTTTCCTTGTTTCCGCGGCACAATCTTTGAAAATGGAATTGATGCGGCTTTTGCTTCTCACAAGACTAACGAAGTCTACTTTTTCAAAGGAGAGTACTATGCGCGTGTCAGTGTTACGCCCGGTGCaacaaatgacaaaattatGGGTGGGGTGAAGCGTACTTTTGACTATTGGCCCTCCCTCCGTGGCATAATATCTCAACAGAACTAATCGTGACTGGTATAGTGTgatgtcatcatcatcatcatgcaaTTAGTATCATGAATAATAAAGTTCGTGGTTGTTGATATATGTTTGGCGCATGTTAATTTTCTCctttattttatgtaatatATGTGTGTTGTCGTTTGCTCGATGTAATAAATGTGTGGCTCCTCGATATATTCCACACATCCAGTGAGTAGTGGCTCACTTCTGCTGTTATTGTGAACTACATAATGACCCCGCAGCAGGCAGggtaaaaacaataaaattattagTATTGATTTAAATATCTATGATATTTATAtagtttataaattttatttgtataatGGTATGGTAAGCGCATCAAACGACtccatttttcaaaaataattgaCAATTCTATTTTAAGAAAGACACAAActgagttttaatttttaatttttttttataatcaatgttaatcgttagtattacaatattatgttagtttttttctcCTTGTCAGGACTTGAACCTTGTACCTCCTGATCTTTAACCcgtagctcaactagcttaaccagctGAGCTACACATCCTACCCCACAAATGAGTTTGAATTATTTTAAAGAACATTTAATGATTATGTGACCCAAATTAGTTTTATTTAAGAATATGctatatctaattttttttctctcaatctCCAAATTCAGAAATGAAGATGATTCTACCTCCGTTAAATCTTATTTAATACGGACGTAAAAGGGTCATATCAAGGACAATATACTCCCGAACAAAAATAGAACCAAAATTAGTTCCTAACATGTTCATATCGAAGACAAATTAGTCTGTTATTACAAGAATCGGGGACTATTTTGTCGCCCATATGAAAATAGGAActaatttaagttttattttgtcAGGAGATTAAATTGGGCCGTTGGAAAATTGTGACTGATTAAAAAGGATATTCACTCTAAAACAATATAATCAAATGCAATAAAATAGAGGGTGCAGCAAAAAGTCTGACAGACTACCTAGCTAGGGTTTCTTTGAAGGTAAGGCAAAGAAAAATGAACTAATCTCcattcaaaatatcaaaatccCTTGCTTCTTACGCtagaaaaacttttttttttttaacagtgaagaatacatatatttaaaaagaaaagtacAAGGAATACTCGACCAACCACACTAAGATAAGTACATATAGTACTCAACCCAAACCACAAAAACTACCTAGCTATACAATCAAAAGAATTAACacacttgttcaaaaaaaataataattaacacaCCActcaaaaaaactaaaacttatTCTTCTTCGACATATATAGGGTAGAAGAATAATGCAATTGGAGAATGGAAAAGAGATTAGAAACTCACAAATCTCTTCCAGAATAACGAGCCACACAACACAAGTAATGTTGCCTCGTTGATGAGGGATTCATGAAAGCTAATCTCTTGTTGATTTTGTAGAATGAAAGAGTCGCACGCAAGTTGTTATaacatgaataaataaataaccatATTCAAGCCGGTTTCTTGGGTGGGTGGTTTGATGGTTTGTGGTTTGTTCCTCTATACCTGCAAGATTTACTAGTTTAAAACCTATGCATTCTAACAGGTCATtaacttttattcgatatttaagttttgtcattttattatggtagaaaatttatttagaataaaatatttaaaaatttattatataatattgttaaaatataagtgaaattattgtgttattttttgtaaaacttattaaatgaataaatttgattataattattaatgataaattatacaattttttatgtatttgtcACAAATAATAGTCCCGTGtatatctattactaatatattaaagtcgattaccaccaaagttcctaaattattcttattgtttttaaccatgttgcaagttttatatccttgtaatttcactaaaaaaatattaaaaaaatataagataaataaaaaaaaacaaatataagataaatacaaaaaaatacaaatataaagaaaaaatataagataaatacaaaaaaaaaaatgatatgcttaaaaatatgaacaaaacacaTTATAGattgaaacaaaacagaacaatctataagtataaaaatagggaaaaaaacaataaacatattaaagaaagtttagtcaataaaaaaattatagaaagaatatagaaaaaataagaagaaaccgcataaaaataagaatatagaaataattaataaaaaaacaatactttataaaaaacattaagaaaaaacataaacaatatttttcatcaaaaaaagaaaagaaacataaacaatattactatcAAGTTTACTACTAATTAACCaccaataataataaagttaaatagtatcaaacttactaaattgcctttttaaaaaaaaaatattaaattaccctaaatattcctaataaaatttattattgtttttattaaaaatatacacgggactataccattatttatcactgaaacataaaaaattgaataaataaatttacaagaaaaacacaataatcacttgtattttaacaatattatataataattttttaaatatttaattctaaataaattttctaccttaATATAATAGCAAACTTagatattaaataaatatcaatagacccgtgcaaatgcacgggtctttaaactagttttttaataaaaaattagaaatttgattaggtatatttaggataatttagtagatttaatagtaattaactttgttgtattattattatttatcgttaatattttattttttatttttttatgaaaaatattatttatgtttctatttctatattcctaattttatgcatattGATCTTATTGAGTTGAtcatattaatttgttttattgctatttttatgagtataaattgttctgttttgttccaatttataatatgttttgtttatatttttaagcatatcatttgttttttgtatttatcttatattttttccatatgtttttttttatttttttagtaaaattacaatgaatgatataaaacctgcaacgtggttaaaagtaataaggataaattagtaactttgatACTGTAAagatactttttttcttttaccatcAGAAAATTATGCATGCATAAACTCCAAAATATTCCGTCCAAGAATATAAGATAGTGATATTTGTTATTTGCTTTTTAGTTGGTTTGGTTACGTTGTAAGGGTACAGTTTTCTTTGTTTCAATTCTTCTACGTGTTGgttcaataatatatatatatatatatatatatatatatatatatatatatatatatatatatatatatgattgatCAAATTATATcggtgtaatatttgagtaatgttacatcgCTCAATAatgctttaacgaatacaaaatttaccatttgattgaaattttatatcgtATACatcattcatgttaaattttataaaaatctaaaattgtttgatatattattgtgatagatcaagattaatgaTTTGTGcgaccgttaatcttgatcggtctgAATAACATATCAaccgattttagatttttgtaaaatttaacatgcatgaatgatctatacggtattaactttcaatccaaccgtggattttataaaatttatattcgttaaagcgttattgagcggtaaccattactcaaatgttacattcgtgtaatttgatccctccatatatatatatatatatatatatatatatatatgtgtgtgtgtgtgtatgtatgCATCTCCTCTAGGAGCAATTCAGCTAGTAATGTGATTTTGGAAGAAGAAATGCAAaggtattatatatatatatatatatatatatatatatatatatatatatatatatatatatatatactactctgtcccaaaatataagggaaaattggtcaaagaaagttgatgtatttggttaaaaatttggactagatacatcaactttggttgaccaattttcccttatattttgggacggagggagtatatatatatatatatatatgtgtgtgtatgTATGCATCTCCTCTAGGAGCAATTCAGCTAGTAATGTGATTTTGGAAGAAGAAATGCAAAGGTATTGGCATTTATTCAAAGTCATTATAATAGACATGTTCCCACCTTATCCCTTATCATCTCCGTAGATATATATGAATCTCATTCTCTGGTGTGTTCTTTGTCCAATATTATATAGTCCCTGCCAGCTATAACCAGATTCTAGCGAAAATTATTATTCATCTCTTATCATGTTatacgtgattttttttttggctaaattgcagttttggccccccacgtttcataattgtgcgattttggccccccatattttaaatgtgcgattttggccccccacgtttcataattgtgcgattttggccccccacgtttcaaatgtgcgattttggcccccacgtttcataattgtgcgattttggccccccacgttgactattttgaccaaaaaattgatgacatggaatattttttacatgtgtcttaattgtattggccaaccaaaatttattatttatttttttttaaaaaaaaaagataggtTTCAAGAATTGATTATGCTATATTGGTTTCACGTGACCtatcctttttttaaaaaaaaaataataataaattttggttgaccaatacaattaagacacgtgtaataaatattccatgtcatcaattttttggtcaaaatagtcaatggggaccaagaaatgcaaaagggggcaaacgtgggggaccaaaatcgcacatttgaaacgtgaGGGCCAAAATCCCACAATtatgaaatgtggggggccaaaatcgcacaattatgaaacgtggggggccaaaactgcagtttaaccttttttttttccaaaagacACCATCACAATCGTAGTTTCAAATAGTGGTTTGCAATTGCAGTCACAGTATTCTAGAGAAGAACTTATTCTAGCTTGTTATTAAAGAACTAACCAGAGATGCTATATACAGGTTGTATATCATGATATCAAAGAAACAGATTATATTTATacatggagaatgttaacatatATCATAAGGGCACatattaagaagataaatgtggaaaaaatttattgaatttgtagtatattaaatgatatattttctatttttgagtagcttaacatgtgtcttagAGCACAAATTAACATGACCCTTTATACATTAAGGAGGGTGTAATTCTTGACCAATAACTAATGCATTATTTATTCGACATCAATATAGAACTAGACTATTTTATCTAGGAACTTCATGGTTAAATGTTTGCCTTACATGAAACATTTTAAAGAGAGGGATCTAATCTGTGACTCGACCTGGTAATTTTTTCAATGGCAAATTTTCAAAGACgatttttcaaatttcaaaaataacatGTATAGACAATTGTAAAATGATTATCATTGTCACagttatatataagaaaaatgctaTTGTGCATGATAGTTTGTTTCGTCACACGCGCACGACGTTGAACACTTAACACTGCTGTCTATAttactaattataattttatatcttttatctaatttttatttggttcctttatatatatatatgtaatctctttagtttttttttttcctttcattttgttttttttatttttatatattggtACGAAGTCTCCACTAATATTAGTGATAACTAATCTCCGTCGAAGAATCTGTAGGACATACAAGATGAGTTATTTTCtgtcaattgaatttttttcatatttgtgAGTCAATCGAATCTCTGACCGCATGCTTAAGAGAATCTAGACTCTTACTACTTTGATCAATTCATTAATGttacattttgaaaaaaaatttgtctagTAGTTTAATgtttagaaatttcaccttaaaaatggtgaataaataaaatgtcTAGGATTCGAATTCCGACTCCTGCATTAAACTGTGATATCAATTGAGATAAGCTCAAGCGGATCACATTTTGATCTTTTAAATTATACATCGGATATATATAATACGGTCGTGCATATGGCTTGTCGTGCCATGTAGCACTACTCTATATATAATACGGTGCACATGTTTGCATGTGATGTGCCTAATCTGAATCTTACATTGTTTTAATGACCATGTTTCTAATTAAGCTGGATTGTTTAAActcttattatttctttatgCCAATCGTACATTGAAACACATACTGCCAGCTAAAATTTAAATGTGGAATCGATATAGCATTAGTTTCATTGTCCAAtgtgagtatttttttttttttttccatttattttGGTCTCTTGTCCCATGTGAGATTTATCTAGAAGCATGAGAATGCATCTAACAATTACAAATTTGGTCTTTTAAGTGAGGAGAGATATTGGATGAAGTGCAAAATAAGTTATTAATATATTCATCcatttgatttgctaaaaaataaaaagaatagaTAAGACATACACAACTCGAGTTGTACTTTGAttttcaaattgttttttccATATACAACTTTTGTCAGGATTTTCTGCTATATACTATTTTCAAAATAGAAGTTTCAACCTATCAACAAGATATTCGACAGATGAAATACTCCCTTCAAAGATTAATTCATTTTGTCATTTCCAAATCGACGAAATAACAGCATGCCAGATTAACACTAACCTCTGAATTTTATTACATGACACATACTCAAaaatttaatgataaaaaaCATGAATTAAGTCTCAAATTGAATATAAGAGATCAACACATGAGTTGAAAATCATGTGCAATAATTGTTGTTATTTTATCTTAtacacaataaaatatatagcaCTTGTTTCATCCTATCTTAGTTGCATTATCCTATATCTTAACTCACATGTGCCAGCACACTATTGAGAAAGGAGTAATTAATATATGCAAATGCATTTAGCATGTgatatattttatattgtaaGTGATCAATTGTATTATATTGTTCCTTATCTAAAACGCACTTCTAATGCTGGAGGAAGAAATTAAGGATCTATATATATCCTTCCTTTTCCCTATATTTGCTCACAACATAACCTTCCTTGAATTGAAAAACTTCTATTATCACTAACCTTACTATACCGAAGATGACAAAATCTGGTTACATAAATGCTGCATTTCGTTCATCTAGGAACAATGAAGCATACTTTTTCATCAATGATAAGCTCTTGCTATTAGATTATGCTCCCGGAACCAGCAACGATAAGATTTTGTACGGGCCTGTTCTTGTTCGTCACGGGTTTCCATCACTTGATAATACAAAGTTTGGAAGCTATGGAATAGATTGTGCCTTCGACACTGATAACGACGAGGCATTCATCTTTTATCAAAGCCTTTGTGCTAAGATAGATTATGCTCCGCACACTGACAAAGACAAAATAATCTCTGGTCCTATGAAAATCGCCGaaatgtttccttttttagaAGGAACTGGGTTTGAACACGGAATAGACGCTGCATTTAGGTCAACTTTGAACAAAGAAGTTTACTTGTTCAGAGGAGACAAATATGCTCGTATAGACTACGGCACCAATAGTCTCATCCAAATTATTAGGGATATTAGCGATGGGTTTACTTGTTTCAAAGATACAATCTTTGAAAAGGGAATCGATGCAGCTTTTGCTTCTCACATCTCGAATGAAGCTTACCTTTTCAAAGGAGAGAACTTTGTACGTATCAGTTTTACCCCAGGCGAATCACATGACGTCATTATGGGGGGTGTGAGGCAAACTCTTGATGTTTGGAAATCTCTTCAAGACATAATACCTCTCAAGAATTAACAAATATTGCACTTCGTGACAATAACAACACTTGTTTGATCACAATctcaaataaaaatgatttgaaTACGCACACATATGTGAAAAgctaaaaatgatttttaaaaaaattaaattaaatgtttttCATGTGTGtgccaaaattatttttatttcggaTTGTGACCAAGTAAGAGTTGTTCTCGAGCTGGTGATGGTCGTCCTCAACAACAACGCATTGAAGTTTTAAACTAGAGATATGAATAATTCTACAGTAGTATGGTAATAATAAAGAATATagattgttgttgttcttgtttactttctttgcatcaataatcaataattaatGTAATAGTTTGCTTCCATTGATCCATCCCTTGATG
It contains:
- the LOC123906161 gene encoding albumin-2-like, yielding MTKSGYINAAFRSSRNNEAYFFINDKLLLLDYAPGTSNDKILYGPVLVRHGFPSLDNTKFGSYGIDCAFDTDNDEAFIFYQSLCAKIDYAPHTDKDKIISGPMKIAEMFPFLEGTGFEHGIDAAFRSTLNKEVYLFRGDKYARIDYGTNSLIQIIRDISDGFTCFKDTIFEKGIDAAFASHISNEAYLFKGENFVRISFTPGESHDVIMGGVRQTLDVWKSLQDIIPLKN
- the LOC123906159 gene encoding albumin-2-like, which encodes MTKSGVIDAAFRSSRCNEAYIFINDKYVLLDYAPGTSNDKIVYGPLLLRDGFKSLAHTVFGTYGIDCAFDTDNNEAFIFYENICARINYAPHSDKDEIILGPKKVADMFPFFKGTVFENGIDAAYRSTRGKEVYLFKGDKYARIDYGTNSLIQNIKRIADGFPCFRGTIFENGIDAAFASHKTNEVYFFKGEYYARVSVTPGATNDKIMGGVKRTFDYWPSLRGIISQQN